DNA from Gambusia affinis linkage group LG06, SWU_Gaff_1.0, whole genome shotgun sequence:
aataaaatacacctTTGTCAGTGTATTGTGACAAAGGTCAGTGGACATGGCTacttttgttttgactgaatgttttctgatttttgaacAGCAAAGAATTTCACCGAGTACTACCaggtgcattttcttttttaaaaaatgctgtgcTAATTTTAACACTTGCTCTCTgggaatattttctgaaattctgGAACAGCCTGTACAGTAATACCACAGTTATTTCCCTAACCCACACAGTGGCGCTGGTGTGTTAAAAAGGGTCGTCAAAGATGATACCGGCAAGATGAAACCTTCAATCATTATTTCTAGATAACTCTCAACTTCTTTTACCTGAACATCCGTTTCCATAAAGTCCGAATTTAAAGctgtttataaataatataaagaaCAGATTAgtacaattaattaaaatgacttttcagggttttcttgaaaattaattttaattaacttgtatattaaactttttttatataactgaGTTCTAACAcatgcttttttcttcttggtttAAGTACAAATCTACATCTattataaaagataaatatttgatcaaaaaacTGTCCCGGAGATAAAATGAGGGCGAGCATAACGGGATTTTTGCCAAAGCGGAAGTAGATGGCAGAGCTCCTCTTGTCTCCTCCGATGTGCATCCTGAAACTCCTTGCTGGAGGAGACGCCAGGCCGCCCCTGACAACAGAGCCGCCCCTATCTGCCGTTAGCAGCGAGTCGGCAGCCGTTAAACAGCACAGCCCTTTGTTTTAGTAGTAGCTGACCTCTCAGCCTCTCCTTTAATTACCCGTGTCGCGTATCCTTCACCATGGCGGCGAGTGCgaaaagaaaacaggaggagAAACATCTGAAGATGCTGAGAGAAATGACGAGTTTGCCTCCCAATAGAAAGTGCTTTGACTGCGATCAGCGCGGCCCAACCTATGCCAACATGACTGTGGGTTCTTTCGTGTGTACCTCCTGCTCTGGCATCTTGTGAGTATTAAGTATCAGACGTGAGCCACAGCTTTTGTGCATATGGTATATAGAGTTTCAGATGACGAGCGAACCAAAGCTGTTAACGTAAGCTAACATTAGACATATATTTCCAGATAGCTTATAGTGAGCGTGGGATTTGCTGCTTGACATTGTCTGGTTGTGTTGTGTTGGGCGGGGTGCATGAGTTGTCAGTGCCCCCACAATGGTACTGAAAGGACGACCACCCTCGATGCTAGTTAACTTTAGCTTCCAGTGCTAGCCAGTGAACTTATCTTGCACTTGGAAGCTACAGATAAGCCTTTAGCCAGATGCTGCTACCAGTTGCTGTTAACGTTAGGAAGCCCCCATTCAGACTATTGTTACTTAGTAACCATGTACTCTTTATAGAAAGAGCCACACCAATACATCTTTTAGTTATTGATTTGAACACCACTTTTTTTGGTTGTAAACTTGACACCTgggcgtatcaatgtcatgttATTTAGAGATGTGACCGATAACTGTGGGAGCAGTGGTTATGATGGCATATAATGTATTTATGCAATACATTTCTCAACCCTTAATTTGTCTCTGACAAGAATTACAACTGGAATTTCAGTTCTGTTTGCTGATCGAGGTACCTTATACGAGCTCCTGTCTGCAAACTTTAAACATACTGACTAAACTAGTCATTACAGTCGAGTAaggtggattttgttttctatcactTAAGGTACCTTTAACATAAACCTCATAGTAAAAAAATGCCCCTTTAATCAAtcgttttattgttttattgtgctCCTTCTTCTTTACTGTACTCACAAAGAGCTTAGATGGCActcttgtttgttgttttgtaaatatttgttaatataTGCACATAATCTCTTAAATTTGAcagacatttattattttgagtaAGGACTTAGAAAATAAGCTCAACatgaaattttcaaattaatttgttacaGAAATTTTAGGTTGTATGCTACTATCATTCAAAGATTGGAACTATATCCATTTTGATAAATGAAtaattggatgtttttttatatttagcactgcaaaaaaaatgtcttacagTAGAATTACAGGTGTGATGTGATTCTGTAATTAATTACAATGCAGTCTACTGTATGTTGAGTTCAATCTGAAGGAAACGTTCCATATCTTTGACACTTATCTCATGTTAACTGTTCATGAATTATTTCCTGTGTGTTTGAGATGCGTTTCAAACTGGTTGTAATTGTAGGCGCAGGAAGTGGTGTGGCCCCACTCTGCTGCTACATCAGCAGCATGTGATGCATGTGTGCAACAGGAAGTGGCTGGGACGGCAGGTCACGGTCTGTCTCtcctgttttttaattatttggagCGACAAATCACTTCCAGGAGAACGCCCTACGATCAAGTTGAGACTGAAATCGATTATTCtagttgtttaaaaatgttttcctatgCATTTTCgcacaaaacaaatatgaaataaaaattccCAAAATTTGATCAGTAAcggaattatttaattttattatttttcattttgagcttACCAGTATAATGTACGATCAGTGATGTAGCATTATGAAAGAGTAAGATGTACTTTGAAATTACAATGGGAGATATGAAAAGTTTTACTTACCAAATCATACAGACAGCATTCAGTTCCAAAATTTGGACTGACTGTGCTAATGACACACAGACTCTGCCTGTATGTTCagttgttttacatttcttttccaGGAGTTTTAGTCCAAGTCAGATAAGTGACCAACTGCAGAATACATCAGGAGGTGACGGGGAGAGGTTGTCATTGGTGGAGTAATAGGGCAGACGAACATCTGGGTTTTCAGCCGAACAGGAAAGTAGATGTGACCATGATGGTTCACAGAAATATTCCATCCCTTGAAATGAGTTTCAGACATTATATTACCTCGGCTGAGGTTCACTTGAGTTTCATTTTTGTGGTGTGACTGTAGCTAGATCTTTCTGAGTTTAGTTAGCCTGCTTAACAGTTGTGATATGAGAGAAGTACAGTAGAACAAATGATTTGTGAATTTACAAATTTGTGAATGTACAGTTTAGTGTTAGAACCAAAGATTTTAACTGTAAAAGCTGCATTGCCATAAAATATCCAACAGTTACCTGGCAACCATCAGCTGCTCTAAGCACATTTAATGCACACAATATGTGGTGTAAGTAGGTGATTGATCAGGTTATGATCTTATATTTCTCATTATATTGAGCACACCAGGAACAATCAGCTCCAAAAAGAGACTACACCCAACAGTGAAACCTAATTTTACTACACTGTGTTCTGTAATTCCtgatcaaaaaaaagaaaagcttgttACAGAATGACTTTTCATTTATACAAGGAGTGTATTAGAAGTTCTTAATGAAAAAAGAGCCCTGTTTACTCAATGTATCATTAAAAGCTATTTCACATATCAGTGGTTAGAATGAaagtttaatataaataaaacaatcctgagtaaaaatgcttttacaattttacaaaacattttatttaaaagaccCATTTACTGCAAATAGAATCCCAACAGATgcttaaaagtaaatttctgatttattttctaatgatttcttttaattttctttagtttttgtttttttcaaataaagtttggaCAATTTTATGGTTGCGACTTCTTTAGGGGTGACGGCcagaacacaaacactttttcctctttcagttATGGTTATTTAATGGGTGGTGTTGGAATCTGCTATGTAAACACATTCCTGGCGAAGGTGGGGACCTTCCCAGGAGGAACACCGCTCACAATGTCTCTTTCTGGTAAATTGCGGCTGGCAGGAAGGAACCCCTATCGGTCTGCTTGTCTTGAGTAAGCAGGGATACAAAAGCGACAAGACGGCATTAAGGAGGGCCAAGTGTCAAATATGACTAATATAATAAATAGCTGCCAggcattatttaaattataacgTGTTTAATCTTTGTATGAAGTTCAACCAAAGTGTAGGTAACGCTTATGTAAACAATTCAGTTTGACAtcaagagttttgtttttttttttctctaaactaCTTAAATGTTTCCTCTTCAGCAGTTATTTTAGGCTTCATGCAAGCTCTTCCACTCTTATGAGTCTTAGTTTTGCCAGTTTCTCTCATCCTGGAGCTGTTTCCGTATGCAAATGAGTTGAGTTTTCTGGCTCTGCTATTCGGTGTACAAGGtcataattattttactgtgcAATATGTGATAGTTTTTTAGCACACAGTGTGCATGCCGCTCTGTTTACATGTAGGGAAACTGAGTGGACCTCTGCTTGTTTGCAAATGTGGACCAGTCTTTGCTGATGTTTGCAGAATTGTGATTGTGGAATCAGTGGTATCCTGTACTTCCCTGtacttctgcatttttaaaagccacTTACTGTTATGAGATAGCAGATATTGGGTTAAGAAAGGCTTCTACCCTGTGTCACTGCATAGATGGAATCCAGACTGATATCTGTATTGTATCTTTCAGTTGGCtcacacaaatataaacaacaGCTATGACAAGAAATGTAAGcaaatgatgtttttctttttcagagaaCAAAATTGGCAAGCAGGACCACAGCAGATAAGATAATGTAACCTGAATTAGACCCCTCAGAGGGAACTCAGTGGGCAGAAATGTTCACATCGTATTTCACCCTTCAAGgcaatgtgatttttttctgtttctgaccTAGTTTCATCTTGATTCGAATAGGATCTTATCATTTACCATCCTTAGGCACTGAAGAATTGCTAAAGTATCACGTAAGGAGAAGCAGACACTTTTCTCCCTTATTGGAGGggtttttaaataagattttcatttgttcagtttgactcattttcaaagttaaaatcaagatgaaaataaaattgacgtttggaaagttgtttttatttaaaaaaaaaaatcttgattcaATTAGTCTTTGGTTTGGTGGTTTAGTCAAccttttatttagattttgtattttttttgtcaatcatTCTCTTATCTGATTTTACAAGAAGTCTCAGTAAGACATAACTGAACAAAAGCTGATAATGTGCTGGAAATCTCTCTCGCtttcttgtgttgttttgtatACGGTATAATCTGTGGATTATATCACAAGTACATTTTCTTTGTCCAAGCTGCGTGTTATCTCTGTTTTGTGTTGCTGAGTAATAGTGAGTCAAGCTGACTGAACGTGAAAAGAATGAGCGAGATGAAAAGTTCTAAGAAAGTTAACGCCTGTCAATAATTTAGCAACCTTGGTCTAGTGTTTCATTCCAGGTTTGGCTTGGCTTTGTGCATAACACTGACAGCGTAACTGTGAAACGTAAGATCCTTTTTTCCTAGACAGctgtggcattttttttttttttcacttaaaaagtCCAAAGTATCTACATCTAAAACAAGGATTAATTTAATATTGACAACTGGTTCAAACTGAATAATATAATATTCAGTTTGAACAATTTCGACTATCTCTCGTATTAAACACAGCAGGGAATCAAAACACAGAATGGAAGTTATAAAAGGCAAGAGCAAAAGTAGTacagttctgtttatttattttaattttagaaaaataagtaaaaagtgAAACCTTTAATTCAAACAGTTACACATCATAGAAATGCAGGCAAATGTCCAAAAttggaaaatttctgaatttcctATTTTAACATCTAGAGTGTAGTTAGATTCCTGATGTTGGATTACTTAAATCTTGAATTCAGATTCCATCTTAGTGCATTCAGTGACTATTATGTAAATGCCACGTGATTAATATctttttatcatattcaaatGTTGACCTGTtttgagtttcactttcagtgAAAGACTCATTAAGGTAATATAGCTCATGTAATATTGACTTTTTCCCCAATCTTACATGCAAACTCTACATGCAAATTTCTGTGTCcctttattcatattttgaatacttttgctctatttattatctttaatttgtaaaaactcatttatttgtttgcagGCTCCGATGTCTGTGCCCTTAAGTCACAGTTAATGGTTTGCTTGTCTAAGTAAATGTTTTGTGATTAGCTTCAAAGACAAACGGCAATGACCTTACAGTCATATTACCGTAGTTAGGTTTAACTCAAAACAATAACCCTGCCTGTTGATGACCCTTTAATCTAACTGTTAGAAGCTGAGCTGTGACCTTCTGAAGGAGAATGAACAAGGTTTGTGCAAGATAACGGATGTCACTCCTTAATAGTTTCCATATTGGGGGATATTACTCATTGCTTGGTTGCACTGACGACCCGAGTTCAGTCAGTGCAAGTTCAGGAAATGTTTCAcctgtttcctgtgttttcttcttccatttttgtCTATATGCCGTGGTTCATTTGTCgcttttgtcttttcttgttCTTGTAGTCGACTCAGTTACACAAGCAACCTGCTGGCTTGTAGCTAATTAAACGACCCCATCCAAAGAAGAGGGCCTTAGAGCACATTAAGATGATGGTTTCGCTTACCGTGACATGGCATCAAATTGACCCCGGTTTAATTTCTCTGCCCACAGACGAGGACTGAACCCACCCCATAGAGTTAAGTCTATCTCCATGACAACATTCACGCAACAGGAAATCGAGTTCCTACAGAAACATGGCAATGAGGTAAGCGTGGTGCAATTCTGCTCTGTTTCGCCATAAAACTTTGAATTACTCTTAAaggctttgtttctttctggttttacttGATTTACAGGTGGAAATCacaatatgtaatttttttttttggtctatgTTTTATAAACGAACTATAGTCCAAAGTaccacattttttattaataagttCCATGGGGTTTCAGTATTAAAGGCTTGTCATTCAAGTACTCACCTATCTGCTTACCGGTAAATCTCATTGAGGAGGACAATATAAACAGAGAAACCAAAGTCCATCAAGTCCCTCATCACATTTTGTGGTAAACGGAGTATAAAATAGATCAGTGCCACCAGGGACGCAGTTTATTACGAGCCAGATCAAAATCATCCAGCAGGCAGACATGCTGGAGACTCAAGGTTGGGATTGATGCTTGTGTCCTCCAGTGCTGTAAATATTACTCCATcatgttgctatttttattttttttcattccattttTGCACACTCActgattcagagaaaaaaaactgatacaACAACTAGAGTTCAAATACCATCAGCTGTTGTATCTCGGCCTTCATGCTGTTTTGTATTGTACATCGTGAATTGTGACATTCAGTCCTTGTTGGTTTTATCACTGTTACTACATGTCCATCTTAGTAAATTAGGatatcaataaaaaacttatttatttcatattttcaatcCGAGGGAACCTTGGTTTCCAGACAGATTGGTGTAGttgaagtgtttatttctgtttgtttggatgtttttgtctgacacttgatgaaaactcaaaatgaagCTTCTGCCAATGTTTGAATATTATTCCAATTAACAAGATTTTTAATACCAGCTACCCCCAATGCAAAGTATGTGTGACCTGTATCGTACACGTCTTCTGTTCTTTTTGCATGGATTACTGCATTAATGCTGCATTGCAGCAAAGTGATCAGCCTGCAGCTCTGCTACAGTGTTAAGAAAACCCAGGTTGAAAAGTGGCCTTCAGCTCATGTGCATTGTTAGGTCTGATGTCTCATCTTTTTCTGGACCAGAGCTCTTTCTGTATGAGATTCTGTATGAGGTTTAGGTTAGGTGAATTTGTGAAATCAAGCACAGTGATGTTCTGTGTGGGGAGgccctgctggaaaatgaaatcagcatctccatagTGCTTGTCAGCAGAAGGAAGTAGTGCTCTAAAAATTTCCTGCTAGACAGTTTTGCTGACTGTGGATTTTAGAAAACACACTGGACTAACAGCAGCTGATGAAATGGCTTACCAAATAGTCGTGGACTCTGGAAACTTCACACTGACTTTGTTTACAGGCTGTTCAACACTGCattcatctttgtttctttcactccttttccttccacttaactttcttTGACTAAGCACAGATGTAACAGACAGACTTTTTACCCAAAACAGTTTCTGGTTTACATTTATTATGGAGGGTATCATTAACTGTTTCCTAGacaactgtcaagtcagcatTTTTCTCCATTGGGTGTAATATGACCACAACTTAACATAAATAGGGATAGTCCTCTAATTCCTTTTTGTTCAATTGTTCAGTACTAAACCTGTAAAATAGGTCTGTTAAAATACATAAGCATTGAGCAGTTAAAATACATCAGTTAGTTTAGGGTGgttcagtattttcttttctttttttgacataatttttaCTTAGCATTATTAAGTAAgctctgttattatttttctgttattagaTTTCGTCTTAACAGTTCAAAGTACATTAATATTGTATAGTGGAGTTTACACAATAAATTTGTAAGCTGACATAACTTTCCTGCATTGATATGTTTCAGGTATGTAAACAGATCTGGCTTGGTCTTTATGACGACAGAACCTCATCAGTGCCAGACTTCAGAGAACCACAGAAAGTCAAGGAGTTCCTTCAAGAGAAATATGAGAAGAAGAGATGGTGAGTGAGCTTTTCACGCTGGTTGTGCATAGATCTGAATGAACAGATCTGAGAACTGTTCTGACATGCAGCTTGTCTCTGACTTTCCCTTATTTCTGGTATGAAATGTCTCAAAGGGAGCTCATAGCACTCAGCCTCCAGCAAGCCACCAAACACTCCTCTTTTAGTGCACCGAATGTAGGTCGCTACAGACAAGCTGCTCTAAATATGCAATAGTGACTTCAAGAAGGTAAAGGATGAATTCAAATGAGACGTTTGTTCTTTAGCCCAGTCAGTATTATTCTCATATCAGTGTTATGTCTAACAGGACATATTATCTAATGCAAACAAGATTAAGGTCATTGTCAATTTTAGACTTGAAAACCAAAgtaacattaaaatgaatacGTATGCTGTTACAGAGAGAAATAAGATGCACTAATAATATGTACTTTGTTTCCTTGAGGTTGAGACGTTTCATAGAGCGAACACACCtgattatgaaataattatttttagctcgCCTTCAGATGTTTAGTCTCTGAAGACTGACCGAAATGAGAGCAGTAGAGATACCACTGCATGCCTCAGCAAGACCTTTTGGaacaaacatgcatttttaGAATCAGACACAAAATCATATCGCAATGACAGTGCTTTACAGTTACAGATGTTATTTATCCAATAATCACAGTTAATCTGCTAACACATCTTTAAATAAACCTTTatattgaaaaattattattctacAGAATACTGTGGTCTTTATTTCTGAGCTAAAAGTTAAGTCTGCTGAAatcaatttagatttttttttctattactgGTTATTAAAGTTTAGATATTTTAACATTAATGTGATGCATACATTATTTTCTTCCAAGGTATGTGCCTCCTGAACAAGCCAAGGTTGTGGCATCGGTCCATGCTTCCATCTCTGGCTCCTCAaacagcagcaccaacagcaCCCCAGAGGTCAGACCGCTTAAATCACTGTTGGGGGATTCGGCCCCCAGTCTGCACCTGACTAAGAATACCCCACCAAATCAGGTGAATATTTCACACACATGGACAcaaacactttcttttaaaaaactagTGCCTgactcaaacaaaacaaaactaaaatgagaTTCACCCCCTGTCcccaagaacaacaaaaaaagaaaacaattgtaTCAAATCAAATTACCAAAGTAAACTTCAGCCCAAAAACTTATATAAGTTTACTCTCAGTAATTAAggcaaaactgcacaaaaaaatattttcattaaagtCCCAGAACCCTTTGAATAGTCCAGTTTTTGCTTCATCTGGTaaaaattttgtgaaataaaatctcCTATCAAAAACcgtttgctatccaattattaattggttaatccaaAAATTAATCAACAGATTATTGCTGCACTTTATTCATGTTAAATCAAGGAAAATGAGTGGatcttttcacatgttgatgttagaagcatttttttttttacctgcagatatatcctttgctacaaatgattaaGCATGTACTAAAGCAGGgatgggcactcctggtccttgagggctagtctcctgcaacttttaaacatgtctacttcaacacacctgagtcaaataatgaggtcattagcaggactctggagaacctgagtGCACTTAGgaagtgattcagctgttggattcgggtgtgttggaccagggagacatctaagagttacaggacaccggccctcgaggagcaggagtgcccacccctgtacTAAAGGAATGGTGTTCTTGCATttccagcaataaaatgtttatttatttaaaaaagtaatggGAGTTATTTGTGTACTTGCAtctattaatatattttaaatattgtataaaaaaggcctaagtggtaaaatgaaaaatctgctgaatgtggcaattttttaaaatactgattaattgtcagaataatcaatggaataatccatccatccatccattttctgttcacccttgtccctaatgaggtcgggaggggtgctggtgtctatctccagctacgttccgggcaagaggcggggttcaccctggacaggtcaccagtctgttgcagcaATAGAGTAATCgattacaaaaataatcatttggtGCTGTCATAGTTACATGTCACAGAAAATACTCAACTTCTTTTTGACACTTGTACATTTGACTGGGTCTTTTGCTAGTTTACAAATGTTACACTTTCCAAGAACCTTGGAAGATCTTCATCAAGAGCTTCAATGACAGATTTCTTACTTGCATGTTCAGTCTAGTGATTAGTTACAGCAATTTCCAATAGCTGATGGCTTGATTTCTGCCTGTAATTTGTGGATCCAACTTTCTTCACTCTGCCTGCTCCTTCCTGTGATCTCCAAATTAGTCTCTCCAAGAATTTAAATGACCTTTAAATTGCGCAGCCAGCCCCAATTTTCAACATTGTGCACATggcataaaacatttattgattaattttttcttccatttgtgtttcttgTCCCCAACAGTCTCCAGTAGTGAGCCGTGGGCAACACCATCAACAGCAGTTCcatgaaaaaaagtttgaccTCCTCAGTGACTTGGGTGGAGACATATTTGCAGCCCCAGCCAATGTGAACTCAGCCCCTGGCTCCAGCTTTGCTAACTTCGCACATTTCAACAGCCACCCAAGTAAGAATCCAACtaattactgatttatttaattgaaatgttttagtaGTTGTTGGTAGTTAAAATATCTGATATATAAATGCACAGAAAAAGCTGTGAGATGTTTTAGAATGCTATTACCTCAATTATAGAACTATTAAAGGAAGTTATTTATTTGGTAAGCATTTGAGTCCATGCCCAACAATAACCAGTAAGATGACGTCAGtacaaaaaagctttttttttcggaaattaaattttttagacTAATCTTTAGtgtcatttctgtttctgaattTGTTCTCCAAAGAGAACAGATACCTGCAATGTTTTTAACCCGTTACCAAACAGTTTGCatcagttagtttttttttttttctcatgcttGGACCaaagtttttaatgtaaaatgtttctaaaaagcATTTCTCAGAACTACAGTTAGATGTTGTTCCTGCTGTGCTGCTTCAAAAAGAGGAACCTGGTCTGATGGTATAAAACAATACCTTTAAAAAAGGTTCTTGCTGTTCCAAATCATATTTACTGCCTATTGTGGGACACAGTGTACTTTTGGAAACTGCTGGGTTTTTCATAGTGTGATCACTGCAGCTTACAGACAGATAAACAATGAAAATAGTGATTCATTTCCAcacttttattcaaaaagaagaaaagactgGGCTGGGAAACAGGTTGCCCAGCGAACAACATCTCAATAAGTTACAATATTCTTCAATAGACATTTAAGTAATttgaatgaaaacatcaaattagtTCAGTATTGATTCATTACTGATTGCACATTATAATTGTAATGTTCATCATTATAGCTTAAAGCTAAACTCAAAATTCaggttttcagaaaattaaaattattaggaaagaaaaataatgttgacCCACATAAAAGCTGTCCATGTACtgtatattataatattatatgTCCTTGATATTTGATCATAATTCCGTTTGCATGAATACTGCAGACATGCTGCATGACATGGAGGCGGTCGGCCTGTTGCTCTGCCAAGGTGTTCAGGAAGCCTTTAAAAGCATCTTCCTGCTCATCTGGACTAATGGTTCAGGTGTCTCCTACCTTCCTCCTGATGGTACTCTGAACATGCTTTATGGGGTTTAGGTCGAGCAAGTTTGCTGACCAATCAAGCACTGTGATACCATGGTCATTAAACCAGACATAGGCACTTTTAGTAGTTTGGGCAGGTGCCAAGAACTGCTGGATAATGAAATCTGAGTCTGGGTAAAGCCTTTCTGAAGTGGGAAGCACAAGGTGTTCTGAAATTTCTCGGTAGCAGCTGTGCTGACTTTGGACTTTGAGAAATCTCAAGTCCCAAATCACCTCTGACAGTGGAAACGTCTCTCTGAACTTTAAGCAACTTGGATTCTCCTGCCTCCTGGCAGCTAAAGCCCTTAGAGAAtcaaatgtttcttcagcagcTGCGGTGACATCCACAAAATTTCTCATAGTAATCATTGACACAAATATACACATTTATCAATTCATAATGCATGTAGAATCACTGGAAAAGGTCAAATGTCTGCATCTCAAAAATATCCATTGCAGTTACTCATGTTGTGACATGTTTCTAAGTTCGTTCATTCACACTTCCCTActcacttttatttctttttttcttctttgttgctCATCTGTCCATCTGCATATCACCTCATCAGcacctgcagcagcacagaaTGTCAGCGCAGGGGCAGGATTTGCAAATTTTGATGCATTTGGGAACACCCCTGCACCACAGACATCATTTCAGCCTCCAAATACAGGTAGAGCAAGCTCACTTCCACACTAACACTAAACATTTGGGATTGTTTCTCAAAGACACacatgctaaataaaaataagctgtTTACCAGTTGCATATTGTGAGCCattcttatttttgtccacTTTGGCTGACCTAACGTATATTCAGCTTACCA
Protein-coding regions in this window:
- the agfg1a gene encoding arf-GAP domain and FG repeat-containing protein 1a isoform X10, with translation MAASAKRKQEEKHLKMLREMTSLPPNRKCFDCDQRGPTYANMTVGSFVCTSCSGILRGLNPPHRVKSISMTTFTQQEIEFLQKHGNEVCKQIWLGLYDDRTSSVPDFREPQKVKEFLQEKYEKKRWYVPPEQAKVVASVHASISGSSNSSTNSTPEVRPLKSLLGDSAPSLHLTKNTPPNQSPVVSRGQHHQQQFHEKKFDLLSDLGGDIFAAPANVNSAPGSSFANFAHFNSHPTPAAAQNVSAGAGFANFDAFGNTPAPQTSFQPPNTGGGIAGGVSSAVAASAGVAALAQKQSAGIAGGDRYAALAELDSALFSSSAPATSVYNTSSTSKGNVFGSETVASAQAQQVMPGMPQGFGAAPSTNPFVAAGVAPAAAPTNPFQCNGRAAHVAAASAAPFGTGSMSMPSGFGNAAAYNLPTSFSGTFQQPFPGQPPFTQPPAFPQQPNGGGFPAFGQTKPVVTPFGQPVAAPVVPNNPFLGGAPPAQYPAGGSSTNPFL
- the agfg1a gene encoding arf-GAP domain and FG repeat-containing protein 1a isoform X11; the encoded protein is MAASAKRKQEEKHLKMLREMTSLPPNRKCFDCDQRGPTYANMTVGSFVCTSCSGILRGLNPPHRVKSISMTTFTQQEIEFLQKHGNEVCKQIWLGLYDDRTSSVPDFREPQKVKEFLQEKYEKKRWYVPPEQAKVVASVHASISGSSNSSTNSTPEVRPLKSLLGDSAPSLHLTKNTPPNQSPVVSRGQHHQQQFHEKKFDLLSDLGGDIFAAPANVNSAPGSSFANFAHFNSHPTPAAAQNVSAGAGFANFDAFGNTPAPQTSFQPPNTGGGIAGGVSSAVAASAGVAALAQKQSAGIAGGDRYAALAELDSALFSSSAPATSVYNTSSTSKGNVFGSETVASAQAQQVMPGMPQGFGAAPSTNPFVAAGVAPAAAPTNPFQCNGRAAHVAAASAPFGTGSMSMPSGFGNAAAYNLPTSFSGTFQQPFPGQPPFTQPPAFPQQPNGGGFPAFGQTKPVVTPFGQPVAAPVVPNNPFLGGAPPAQYPAGGSSTNPFL
- the agfg1a gene encoding arf-GAP domain and FG repeat-containing protein 1a isoform X12, with translation MAASAKRKQEEKHLKMLREMTSLPPNRKCFDCDQRGPTYANMTVGSFVCTSCSGILRGLNPPHRVKSISMTTFTQQEIEFLQKHGNEVCKQIWLGLYDDRTSSVPDFREPQKVKEFLQEKYEKKRWYVPPEQAKVVASVHASISGSSNSSTNSTPEVRPLKSLLGDSAPSLHLTKNTPPNQSPVVSRGQHHQQQFHEKKFDLLSDLGGDIFAAPANVNSAPGSSFANFAHFNSHPTPAAAQNVSAGAGFANFDAFGNTPAPQTSFQPPNTGGGIAGGVSSAVAASAGVAALAQKQSAGIAGGDRYAALAELDSALFSSSAPATSVYNTSSTSKGNVFGSETVASAQAQQVMPGMPQGFGAPSTNPFVAAGVAPAAAPTNPFQCNGRAAHVAAASAAPFGTGSMSMPSGFGNAAAYNLPTSFSGTFQQPFPGQPPFTQPPAFPQQPNGGGFPAFGQTKPVVTPFGQPVAAPVVPNNPFLGGAPPAQYPAGGSSTNPFL
- the agfg1a gene encoding arf-GAP domain and FG repeat-containing protein 1a isoform X9, with amino-acid sequence MAASAKRKQEEKHLKMLREMTSLPPNRKCFDCDQRGPTYANMTVGSFVCTSCSGILRGLNPPHRVKSISMTTFTQQEIEFLQKHGNEVCKQIWLGLYDDRTSSVPDFREPQKVKEFLQEKYEKKRWYVPPEQAKVVASVHASISGSSNSSTNSTPEVRPLKSLLGDSAPSLHLTKNTPPNQSPVVSRGQHHQQQFHEKKFDLLSDLGGDIFAAPANVNSAPGSSFANFAHFNSHPTPAAAQNVSAGAGFANFDAFGNTPAPQTSFQPPNTGGGIAGGVSSAVAASAGVAALAQKQSAGIAGGDRYAALAELDSALFSSSAPATSVYNTSSTSKGNVFGSETVASAQAQQVMPGMPQGFGAAPSTNPFVAAGVAPAAAPTNPFQCNGRAAHVAAASGLMSALHWQGFTPTFAAPFGTGSMSMPSGFGNAAAYNLPTSFSGTFQQPFPGQPPFTQPPAFPQQPNGGGFPAFGQTKPVVTPFGQPVAAPVVPNNPFLGGAPPAQYPAGGSSTNPFL